A window of Streptomyces armeniacus contains these coding sequences:
- a CDS encoding S66 peptidase family protein: protein MDDHQNPLSLRAPRLRPGDQVRIVAPACPPGREEVDRGVQLLTSWGLRAELGEHVFDQWGYMAGRDEDRVFDLNAAFRDPAVRAVIAARGGKGAYRIVDDLDTDALRRDPKPVVGFSDITHLHLALWSRCRLASLHGPFVKRDDTYTGPASAESLRRALMTTGPVTLHRDPSEATADVTVEGTATGVLIGGNLDAIRTETGAGLPSLRGAILFLEHQRGTGLGEVDRALTQLTRSRALDGVRGVALGQFLGFESDADDPTLGGWGIHDVLRDRLAPLGVPVLGGLPAGHGNNPPTIPLGVQATIDTATGTLTVLSAVV from the coding sequence ATGGATGACCACCAGAATCCGCTCTCGTTGAGGGCGCCGCGCCTGCGGCCCGGCGATCAGGTGCGGATCGTTGCTCCTGCCTGTCCGCCGGGCCGGGAAGAAGTCGACCGGGGGGTTCAACTGCTCACCTCCTGGGGCCTTCGGGCCGAGCTGGGCGAGCACGTCTTCGATCAGTGGGGTTACATGGCAGGCCGCGACGAGGACCGTGTTTTCGACCTGAACGCGGCGTTTCGCGATCCGGCCGTCCGCGCCGTGATCGCCGCCCGCGGTGGCAAAGGCGCCTACCGCATCGTCGACGACCTCGACACAGATGCCCTCAGACGTGACCCGAAGCCGGTCGTCGGCTTCAGCGACATCACCCACCTCCACCTCGCGCTGTGGTCACGATGCCGTCTGGCTTCACTCCACGGCCCCTTCGTCAAACGCGACGACACCTACACCGGGCCCGCCTCCGCCGAGTCCCTGCGCCGCGCGCTGATGACCACCGGCCCGGTCACCCTCCACCGCGACCCGTCCGAGGCCACCGCGGACGTCACCGTGGAGGGCACAGCGACGGGCGTCCTGATAGGCGGCAACCTCGACGCGATCCGCACGGAGACCGGAGCCGGCCTGCCCAGCCTGCGCGGGGCGATCCTCTTCCTCGAACACCAGAGAGGAACCGGGCTGGGCGAGGTCGACCGCGCGCTGACCCAGCTCACCCGCTCCCGGGCGCTCGACGGTGTGCGTGGCGTCGCCCTCGGCCAGTTCCTGGGCTTCGAAAGCGATGCCGACGATCCGACGCTGGGCGGATGGGGCATCCATGATGTCCTGCGCGACCGACTGGCCCCTCTCGGTGTTCCAGTCCTGGGCGGTCTCCCTGCCGGGCACGGCAACAACCCGCCGACGATCCCCCTTGGTGTCCAGGCGACGATCGACACCGCCACGGGAACGCTGACCGTCCTCTCGGCCGTCGTCTAG
- a CDS encoding peptide ABC transporter substrate-binding protein — MRKTSMPKVIPALTALALLLTGCAGGEDSGAASTITVAVGEPDHLTPGRSTVGLEGIRALFAPLVKADEHGGLTYVQARSVESEDSKNWTIHLRSGWKFHNGEAVTAQSYADAWNKTAYGPNAWAANGQLANIEGYDALNPAKGKPKTDKLSGVKVVNETTLKVTLANPDSQFPLQLTSNQVGFYPLPKAAYEDPAAFDRKPAGNGPYKLDGEWEKNKGATASAYGDYQGQKPLTSHLDFRSYTDLATAYTDAYTDAQAGTVDVLQAPVNKYSQTKTDFAGRVYSYQAPSLEFISLPLYDERYQKPGLRKAISMAIDRDAVNNTMYGGLYEPATSLTPPAEVGAKTDVCDECTFDPKEARKELAAAGGWSGPMVITYPGGLGFDELYKAVANQIRQNLRIDNVTARPTADFAEFSEKAMAKKINGPYHGHWGALYPSMQNTLRSIFTKAGDCYACSYYSEPEVDSLLRRADASTVTEESEKLYNKAQERILEDFPVVPLFYGTYVYVTTERISNVVIGPADLELDRLRVIE; from the coding sequence GTGCGCAAAACAAGCATGCCGAAGGTTATTCCAGCGCTCACGGCCCTCGCGTTACTCCTCACCGGTTGCGCCGGCGGCGAGGACAGTGGTGCCGCGTCGACCATCACGGTCGCCGTCGGTGAGCCCGACCATCTCACGCCCGGCCGCAGCACGGTCGGGCTGGAGGGGATACGCGCGCTGTTCGCCCCTCTCGTCAAGGCGGACGAGCACGGTGGCCTCACGTACGTCCAGGCCAGGTCCGTCGAGTCGGAGGACTCCAAGAACTGGACGATCCACCTGCGTTCGGGCTGGAAGTTCCACAACGGCGAGGCGGTGACCGCCCAGAGCTACGCCGACGCGTGGAACAAGACGGCGTACGGCCCCAACGCCTGGGCCGCAAACGGCCAGTTGGCGAACATCGAGGGCTACGACGCGCTGAACCCCGCGAAGGGCAAGCCGAAGACCGACAAGCTCTCCGGCGTCAAGGTCGTGAACGAGACCACCCTGAAGGTCACCCTCGCCAACCCGGACAGCCAGTTCCCGCTGCAACTCACCTCGAACCAGGTGGGGTTCTACCCGCTCCCGAAGGCCGCGTACGAGGATCCGGCCGCTTTCGACCGGAAGCCCGCGGGCAACGGCCCGTACAAGCTGGACGGTGAGTGGGAGAAGAACAAGGGCGCCACGGCCAGCGCGTACGGCGACTACCAGGGGCAGAAGCCCCTCACGTCCCACCTCGACTTCAGGAGCTATACGGATCTGGCCACCGCGTACACCGACGCGTACACCGACGCGCAGGCCGGCACCGTGGACGTGCTCCAGGCCCCGGTCAACAAGTACTCCCAGACCAAGACCGACTTCGCGGGCCGGGTGTACTCGTACCAGGCTCCCTCTCTGGAGTTCATCAGCCTTCCGCTGTACGACGAGCGGTACCAGAAGCCGGGCCTGCGCAAGGCGATCTCCATGGCGATCGACCGGGACGCGGTCAACAACACGATGTACGGCGGGCTCTACGAACCGGCCACGTCCCTCACCCCGCCCGCTGAGGTGGGCGCCAAGACGGACGTCTGCGACGAGTGCACCTTCGACCCGAAGGAGGCGCGGAAGGAGCTCGCGGCGGCCGGCGGCTGGTCCGGCCCGATGGTCATCACCTACCCGGGCGGCCTGGGCTTCGACGAACTCTACAAGGCGGTCGCCAACCAGATCCGGCAGAACCTGCGCATCGACAACGTCACCGCCCGGCCGACCGCCGACTTCGCGGAGTTCAGCGAGAAGGCCATGGCCAAGAAGATCAACGGCCCTTACCACGGCCACTGGGGCGCCCTGTACCCCAGCATGCAGAACACGCTGCGGAGCATCTTCACCAAGGCCGGGGACTGCTACGCGTGCAGCTACTACAGCGAGCCCGAGGTGGACTCGCTGCTGCGCCGCGCGGACGCCAGCACCGTGACCGAGGAGTCCGAGAAGCTCTACAACAAGGCGCAGGAACGCATCCTGGAGGACTTCCCCGTCGTCCCGCTCTTCTACGGCACCTACGTCTACGTCACCACCGAGCGCATCTCGAACGTCGTGATCGGCCCGGCCGACCTCGAACTCGACCGGCTGCGCGTCATCGAGTGA
- a CDS encoding transposase translates to MSGDVSGETARGEGGFDRETFVEEMGLLWEAVGSGRMDGRIIAYLLITDVPYVSSAQLAGALRVSAGSISLATRRLAEAGFLKRHAVPGERSRYFRVDDDVWGSFLAGERRYLDQQQHLAEQALALLGPDEEAPRRRLRNMRDYMRWIRGSHRDLLARWRAYQRESLQSPTDDSVPPGAAASAAVAAASAPASAPTSAETAEAGEAAGAAGAAADLPDEPRRMKTTLSPVLARHLLPDALWQAAEPLLIPASPASPAAPAAPAGRGGGPRRDRGPDRGRADLTAVVYVLTSGCGWQQLPDHFGLAPATAHRRFTAWSGAGFWRHWLDAVTAGTAATSAEVDWCAEIVKAAETRRQVTTTRRPDA, encoded by the coding sequence ATGAGTGGCGACGTATCGGGCGAAACGGCCCGCGGTGAGGGTGGTTTCGACCGCGAGACGTTCGTCGAGGAGATGGGCCTGCTGTGGGAGGCGGTGGGCAGCGGCCGCATGGACGGCCGGATCATCGCCTACCTGCTGATCACGGACGTCCCGTATGTGTCGTCCGCACAGCTCGCCGGCGCGCTGCGGGTCAGCGCCGGGTCCATCTCACTGGCGACGCGGCGGCTGGCCGAGGCCGGCTTTCTCAAACGGCACGCGGTGCCGGGTGAGCGCTCGCGCTACTTCCGCGTGGACGACGACGTGTGGGGCAGTTTCCTCGCGGGCGAGCGCCGCTACCTGGACCAGCAGCAGCACCTCGCCGAACAGGCCCTCGCGCTCCTCGGCCCCGACGAGGAGGCGCCGCGGCGGCGGCTGCGCAACATGCGCGACTACATGCGGTGGATCCGCGGCAGCCACCGCGACCTGCTCGCGCGGTGGCGTGCGTATCAGCGGGAGTCGCTTCAGTCGCCCACGGACGACTCGGTGCCGCCGGGCGCGGCCGCGTCCGCGGCCGTCGCCGCGGCTTCGGCTCCGGCTTCGGCTCCGACTTCGGCTGAGACGGCCGAAGCGGGCGAGGCCGCCGGGGCCGCCGGGGCCGCTGCCGACCTGCCTGACGAACCGCGGCGCATGAAGACGACGCTGAGCCCCGTACTGGCGCGGCACTTGCTGCCCGACGCGCTCTGGCAGGCGGCGGAGCCGCTGCTCATCCCCGCCTCCCCCGCCTCCCCGGCCGCCCCGGCCGCCCCGGCGGGGCGCGGCGGCGGGCCCCGCCGGGACCGCGGGCCGGACCGGGGGCGCGCGGATCTGACGGCGGTCGTCTACGTGCTGACCTCCGGCTGCGGCTGGCAGCAGCTGCCCGACCACTTCGGCCTCGCACCCGCCACCGCGCACCGCCGCTTCACGGCGTGGAGCGGCGCGGGCTTCTGGCGGCACTGGCTCGACGCGGTCACCGCCGGCACGGCGGCCACCTCGGCGGAGGTGGACTGGTGCGCGGAGATCGTCAAGGCGGCGGAAACCCGCCGCCAAGTCACCACAACCCGCCGCCCCGACGCCTAG
- a CDS encoding phytanoyl-CoA dioxygenase family protein produces MSTTEVVGQRARDEYERDGYTIFRDVIDPGLINEVHGHVEWLGRQHPEVRPEQLGHEFLRDDPFWVRLVSDERLLAIAELFVGPDIALFASHYISKSAHSGQPVLWHQDSAFWPLDPMRVVTLWLAVDHSTPENGCLRVIPGSHRQPVAAVQDNTEVANVLGQEIAVDVDESAAVDIVLRPGDVEVHHPNIVHGSEANTSPHRRCGLTIRYIPTSTRITAPEQPYPSAFWLRGDPGRANTYQPPPVYSPDRHYPFRDAASWS; encoded by the coding sequence GTGTCCACGACAGAGGTGGTCGGACAGCGCGCCCGTGACGAGTACGAGCGCGACGGTTACACGATCTTCCGGGACGTCATCGATCCCGGTCTCATCAACGAGGTGCACGGACACGTCGAGTGGCTGGGGCGGCAGCACCCGGAGGTGCGGCCCGAGCAGCTGGGGCACGAGTTCCTGCGCGACGACCCGTTCTGGGTGCGGCTGGTGTCGGACGAACGGCTGCTCGCCATCGCAGAGTTGTTCGTCGGCCCGGACATCGCGCTGTTCGCCTCGCACTACATCAGCAAGTCCGCGCACTCCGGGCAGCCCGTCCTCTGGCACCAGGACAGCGCGTTCTGGCCGCTCGACCCGATGCGGGTGGTGACGCTGTGGCTCGCCGTGGACCACTCCACGCCGGAGAACGGCTGCCTGCGCGTGATCCCGGGCAGCCACCGCCAGCCGGTCGCCGCCGTGCAGGACAACACCGAGGTGGCGAACGTGCTCGGGCAGGAGATCGCCGTGGACGTGGACGAGTCCGCCGCCGTCGACATCGTGCTGCGGCCCGGCGACGTCGAGGTGCACCACCCCAACATCGTGCACGGCAGCGAGGCCAACACCTCGCCGCACCGGCGCTGCGGCCTCACCATCCGCTACATCCCCACCTCCACCCGTATCACCGCCCCGGAGCAGCCCTACCCCAGCGCGTTCTGGCTGCGCGGCGACCCGGGCCGGGCCAACACGTACCAGCCCCCGCCCGTCTACTCGCCCGACCGGCATTACCCGTTCCGTGACGCCGCGTCCTGGAGCTGA
- a CDS encoding aldo/keto reductase, whose amino-acid sequence MRTAALGRSGVQVTALGFGAASIAGLYAPVDEDTAAATVEAAWDAGVRYFDTAPHYGLGLSERRLGAALRGRPRDAYTVSTKVGRLLEPYGTGAALPGDLEGDLEGDLAHGFAVPATHRRVWDFSADGVRRSLEASLARLGLDRIDVALLHDPDDHGEQAFREAYPALERLRAEGVVRAIGAGMNQTAMLARFLTDTDVDAVLCAGRYTLLEQPALDALLPAAAARGKSVVIGGVFNSGLLADPSPDATYDYAAAPPHLRERALRMRRATEAYGIPLRAAALHFPFGHPAVASVLAGARSPAEIRDAAALLGTPVPAPVWQRLRADAPLPDHVPVPGPVPGEQP is encoded by the coding sequence ATGCGTACCGCAGCGCTCGGCCGCAGCGGCGTCCAGGTCACCGCGCTCGGCTTCGGGGCCGCGTCGATCGCCGGGCTCTACGCGCCCGTGGACGAGGACACCGCCGCGGCCACCGTCGAGGCGGCCTGGGACGCCGGCGTCCGCTACTTCGACACCGCGCCGCACTACGGACTCGGCCTGTCCGAACGGCGGTTGGGCGCGGCACTGCGCGGCCGGCCCCGGGACGCGTACACCGTGTCCACCAAGGTGGGGCGGCTGCTGGAGCCGTACGGGACGGGCGCGGCGCTGCCGGGCGACCTCGAGGGCGACCTCGAAGGCGACCTCGCCCACGGCTTCGCCGTGCCCGCGACCCACCGCCGCGTATGGGACTTCAGCGCCGACGGAGTGCGCCGCTCGCTGGAGGCGAGCCTGGCGCGGCTCGGCCTGGACCGGATCGACGTGGCGCTGCTACACGACCCGGACGACCACGGCGAGCAGGCGTTCCGCGAGGCGTACCCGGCGCTGGAGCGGCTGCGCGCCGAAGGCGTGGTGCGGGCCATCGGCGCGGGCATGAACCAGACCGCGATGCTGGCCCGCTTCCTCACCGACACCGACGTGGACGCGGTGCTCTGCGCCGGCCGCTACACCCTCCTCGAACAGCCCGCGCTCGACGCGCTGCTGCCCGCGGCCGCCGCGCGCGGCAAGAGCGTCGTCATCGGCGGCGTCTTCAACTCCGGTCTGCTGGCCGACCCTTCGCCCGACGCCACGTACGACTACGCCGCGGCACCCCCGCACCTGCGGGAACGGGCCCTGCGCATGCGCCGCGCCACCGAGGCGTACGGCATCCCGCTGCGCGCCGCCGCGCTCCACTTCCCGTTCGGCCACCCGGCCGTGGCGAGCGTGCTGGCCGGCGCGCGGTCCCCGGCGGAGATACGGGACGCGGCGGCCCTGCTCGGCACGCCCGTCCCGGCGCCGGTGTGGCAGCGCCTGCGCGCGGACGCCCCGCTGCCGGACCACGTGCCCGTACCGGGACCCGTGCCGGGGGAGCAACCCTGA
- a CDS encoding alkaline phosphatase PhoX, whose product MDRRTLLRSAVVGTGAVAFGFTMTRTSLAYPAKSGPSPYGPLQAADANGIMLSAGFTSRVIARSGRTVPGTSYTWHGAPDGGACFADSAGDGWIYVSNAELGSGTGGASALRFSGGGEVTDAYRILSGTTRNCAGGATPWQTWLSCEETTRGHVYETDPTGAGDAVRRDAMGRFQHEAAACDPDLHVVYLTEDEPDGAFYRFVPGSWGSLDAGVLQVLTESDGTLSWADVPDPAASGGTQTRDQVPGTKRFDGGEGCYYRDGTCFFTTKGDNRVWAYETGPGTLVLAYDDNLTDSPPLTGVDNITGAAAGDLYVAEDGGNMEICLITPDDIVAPFLRITGQSGSEICGPAFSPAGDRLYFSSQRGTSGSSSGGITYEVTGPFRSAA is encoded by the coding sequence GTGGATCGTCGCACCCTGCTCCGCAGCGCAGTCGTCGGGACCGGCGCGGTGGCCTTCGGGTTCACCATGACCCGTACGTCCCTGGCCTATCCGGCGAAGTCCGGACCGAGCCCGTACGGCCCGCTCCAGGCGGCCGACGCCAACGGGATCATGCTCTCCGCCGGCTTCACCAGCCGGGTGATCGCCCGTTCCGGCCGGACCGTCCCCGGCACCTCGTACACCTGGCACGGCGCCCCCGACGGCGGCGCCTGCTTCGCCGACTCCGCCGGGGACGGCTGGATCTACGTCTCCAACGCCGAACTCGGCAGCGGTACCGGCGGCGCGAGCGCCCTGCGGTTCTCCGGCGGCGGCGAGGTCACGGACGCGTACCGCATCCTGTCCGGCACCACCCGCAACTGCGCGGGCGGCGCCACCCCCTGGCAGACCTGGCTGTCCTGCGAGGAGACCACCCGCGGCCACGTCTACGAGACCGACCCCACCGGCGCCGGGGACGCCGTACGCCGGGACGCCATGGGCCGCTTCCAGCACGAGGCCGCCGCCTGCGACCCGGACCTGCACGTCGTCTACCTCACCGAGGACGAGCCGGACGGCGCCTTCTACCGCTTCGTGCCCGGCAGCTGGGGTTCGCTCGACGCCGGTGTCCTCCAGGTGCTGACCGAGAGCGACGGCACGCTGAGCTGGGCCGACGTCCCCGACCCCGCCGCCTCGGGCGGTACGCAGACCCGCGACCAGGTGCCCGGCACCAAGCGGTTCGACGGCGGCGAGGGCTGCTACTACCGCGACGGCACCTGCTTCTTCACCACCAAGGGCGACAACCGCGTGTGGGCGTACGAGACAGGGCCCGGCACCCTCGTCCTCGCGTACGACGACAACCTCACCGACAGCCCGCCGCTCACCGGTGTCGACAACATCACGGGCGCCGCTGCGGGCGACCTGTACGTCGCCGAGGACGGCGGGAACATGGAGATCTGCCTCATCACCCCCGACGACATCGTGGCGCCCTTCCTGCGGATCACCGGGCAGAGCGGCTCGGAGATCTGCGGGCCCGCGTTCAGCCCGGCGGGCGACCGGCTGTACTTCTCCTCGCAGCGCGGCACCAGCGGCTCCAGCAGCGGCGGCATCACGTACGAGGTGACCGGCCCGTTCCGGAGCGCCGCCTGA
- a CDS encoding ABC transporter substrate-binding protein has translation MRGRRPRPVRGAVSVWAAVLALCAAAALSGCLAQGAGDRNTLRVWVVEAPTPQISGGYTALADDFERRHPGVRVELTEIPYQLYRDKLMLAVQGGTGPDVMVLDQIWTPEFAAAGLIEALDRDIRAAGMRGGDFFAGAWASNRWRDRSWGVPFNVGVWERMYYNADLFRRAGLDPDRPPRTWKQWLAAAGRVDRLPDASGVGLIGCRDEAASVLTDSLLYSAGGRVVSDGRAVFDSPANRRAFTLYQRLSRHAPSGAASACSDDTLAHFTAGRTGMLLDGGWQQPAIEESARFDWRVTTPPAPEGRAFTGALGGWNMAVGTGARDRELAFGFVRLATTSPTHQTAANDSVPALRAAGEAFVRKNHRHPGELLRMLAEGRPRPVVPVYNAVSRAQQDAVQAILGGADVAGALAEAEKAMQRAIDQE, from the coding sequence GTGCGCGGGCGTCGTCCACGGCCCGTACGGGGCGCGGTGTCCGTATGGGCCGCGGTGCTCGCCCTGTGCGCCGCCGCCGCGCTCAGCGGCTGCCTCGCGCAGGGCGCGGGTGACCGGAACACCCTGCGTGTCTGGGTGGTCGAGGCGCCCACGCCGCAGATCTCCGGCGGCTACACGGCGCTCGCCGACGACTTCGAACGGCGCCACCCGGGCGTACGGGTCGAGCTGACCGAGATCCCGTACCAGCTCTACCGCGACAAGCTGATGCTCGCCGTGCAGGGCGGCACCGGCCCGGACGTGATGGTGCTGGACCAGATCTGGACGCCCGAGTTCGCCGCCGCCGGACTCATCGAGGCCCTGGACCGGGACATCCGCGCGGCGGGCATGCGTGGCGGCGACTTCTTCGCCGGCGCGTGGGCGTCCAACCGCTGGCGGGACCGGAGCTGGGGCGTGCCGTTCAACGTCGGCGTGTGGGAGCGGATGTACTACAACGCCGACCTGTTCCGCCGTGCCGGACTCGACCCCGACCGGCCCCCGCGCACCTGGAAGCAGTGGCTGGCGGCGGCCGGACGCGTCGACCGGCTGCCGGACGCCTCCGGCGTCGGGCTGATCGGCTGCCGGGACGAGGCCGCGTCCGTCCTCACCGACTCGCTGCTGTACTCGGCGGGCGGCCGTGTTGTCTCCGACGGCCGCGCCGTCTTCGACTCCCCGGCGAACCGCCGCGCGTTCACCCTCTACCAGCGGCTGTCCCGGCACGCCCCGAGCGGCGCGGCCAGCGCGTGCAGCGACGACACCCTCGCCCACTTCACCGCCGGGCGTACGGGCATGCTGCTGGACGGCGGCTGGCAGCAGCCCGCGATCGAGGAGTCGGCGCGCTTCGACTGGCGGGTGACGACACCGCCCGCGCCCGAGGGGCGTGCGTTCACCGGCGCGCTCGGCGGCTGGAACATGGCCGTCGGCACGGGCGCGCGCGACCGCGAACTCGCCTTCGGCTTCGTACGGCTGGCCACGACGTCGCCCACGCACCAGACGGCCGCCAACGACTCCGTGCCCGCGCTGCGCGCGGCCGGCGAGGCGTTCGTACGGAAGAACCACCGGCACCCTGGGGAGCTGCTGCGGATGCTGGCCGAGGGCCGGCCGCGGCCCGTCGTCCCCGTCTACAACGCGGTCTCCCGGGCCCAGCAGGACGCCGTACAGGCGATCCTCGGCGGCGCGGACGTGGCCGGTGCGCTCGCGGAGGCCGAGAAGGCGATGCAGCGGGCGATCGACCAGGAGTGA
- a CDS encoding helix-turn-helix transcriptional regulator: protein MTTELLQFADHAPGRPYHAAFVVQPFRSQASEPHGHADFFEFMAVVSGHGRHLLPDCSQELRAGDVALARPHDRHALQGLAPVGMHFVNVAFPAALWRGFVDLAGFEAAEEWNESAAPPHWRLADRADRTAERAAEIFQRALTRYHPRPAMLDAMRFWTDLAELLGDADGRGTDPGAAGRPAWLTAVCTAMRQEENLRAGVPAMLRLAGVSPAHLSRSMRTHHQTTPTAFVTELRLQRAAELLTATSEPVTAVAQQCGFASQSYFTRCFRTVHGIPPREYRRRAWEAFVPRNSGPAERQS, encoded by the coding sequence GTGACCACGGAACTGCTCCAGTTCGCCGACCATGCGCCGGGGCGGCCGTACCACGCCGCGTTCGTGGTGCAGCCGTTCCGCTCGCAGGCCTCGGAGCCGCACGGGCACGCCGACTTCTTCGAGTTCATGGCGGTCGTCTCCGGGCACGGCAGGCATCTTCTGCCGGACTGCTCACAGGAGTTGCGGGCGGGCGACGTGGCGCTGGCACGGCCCCACGACCGGCACGCGCTGCAGGGGCTCGCACCGGTCGGCATGCACTTCGTGAACGTGGCCTTCCCCGCCGCCCTCTGGCGCGGCTTCGTGGACCTGGCGGGCTTCGAGGCGGCCGAGGAGTGGAACGAGTCGGCGGCGCCGCCGCACTGGCGGCTCGCGGACCGCGCCGACCGTACGGCCGAGCGCGCCGCCGAGATCTTCCAGCGGGCGCTGACCCGCTACCACCCCCGGCCGGCCATGCTCGACGCGATGCGGTTCTGGACGGACCTCGCCGAACTGCTAGGCGACGCGGACGGCCGCGGCACGGACCCGGGCGCCGCGGGCCGCCCGGCGTGGCTCACCGCCGTGTGCACGGCCATGCGGCAGGAGGAGAACCTGCGGGCAGGCGTGCCCGCGATGCTGCGCCTGGCGGGCGTCAGCCCGGCGCACCTGTCACGCAGCATGCGCACGCACCACCAGACGACGCCCACCGCGTTCGTCACCGAACTGCGGCTCCAGCGGGCGGCCGAACTGCTCACCGCCACCTCGGAGCCGGTGACGGCGGTCGCCCAGCAGTGCGGCTTCGCCAGCCAGTCGTACTTCACGCGCTGCTTCCGCACGGTGCACGGCATCCCGCCGCGTGAGTACCGCCGCCGGGCCTGGGAGGCGTTCGTCCCGCGGAACAGCGGCCCGGCGGAGCGGCAGTCGTAA
- a CDS encoding carbohydrate ABC transporter permease: MVRRLGAARRRETLLRLACLAPAAVLLLTLVAWPVLNVCWRSLTHSSLIHPEPRFVGLANFTEAFDSPSFRTVLGNTAVWTLAVVALQFLLGMAAAVLLSRRFHGRGLLRALLVVPWVMPGIVAGLIWKMLEDPYVGPVNALLGAVGLVDGNPAWLGQESTSLLGVIVAATWKGFPISAVMYLAAYQAVPEEQREAARVDGARGWQVFWHVTLPGMAPTIITTVLLTTVWTFNSFDMIYVMTKGGPGVSSEVLSSYIYRTAFLDVDHGSASAYGVVSVAVLAVFSVLYLRQVRRVGELR, from the coding sequence GTGGTCCGCAGGCTTGGCGCCGCACGGCGCAGGGAGACGCTGCTGCGGCTGGCCTGCCTGGCCCCGGCGGCCGTACTGCTGCTGACGCTGGTGGCATGGCCGGTGCTGAACGTCTGCTGGCGCAGCCTCACCCACAGCAGCCTCATCCACCCCGAGCCGCGCTTCGTCGGACTGGCGAACTTCACCGAGGCGTTCGACAGCCCGTCCTTCCGTACGGTGCTGGGGAACACGGCCGTGTGGACGCTGGCGGTTGTGGCCCTGCAGTTCCTGCTGGGCATGGCGGCGGCGGTGCTGCTGAGCAGGCGGTTCCACGGACGGGGGCTGCTGCGGGCCCTGCTGGTGGTGCCCTGGGTGATGCCCGGGATCGTCGCGGGACTCATCTGGAAGATGCTCGAGGACCCGTACGTGGGCCCGGTCAACGCGCTGCTGGGAGCCGTCGGCCTGGTGGACGGCAACCCGGCCTGGCTGGGGCAGGAGAGCACGTCGCTGCTCGGCGTGATCGTGGCGGCGACGTGGAAGGGCTTCCCGATCTCCGCCGTGATGTATCTGGCCGCGTACCAGGCCGTGCCCGAGGAGCAGCGCGAGGCCGCCAGGGTGGACGGGGCGCGCGGCTGGCAGGTGTTCTGGCACGTCACCCTGCCCGGCATGGCGCCGACGATCATCACGACCGTACTGCTCACCACCGTGTGGACGTTCAACAGCTTCGACATGATCTACGTGATGACGAAGGGCGGGCCCGGCGTGTCCAGCGAAGTGCTCTCCAGCTACATCTACCGGACCGCCTTCCTGGACGTGGACCACGGCTCCGCCTCCGCGTACGGGGTGGTGTCGGTCGCGGTGCTCGCGGTCTTCTCGGTCCTCTACCTGCGCCAGGTGCGGCGCGTCGGGGAACTCCGGTGA